One window from the genome of Faecalibacterium sp. HTF-F encodes:
- the alaS gene encoding alanine--tRNA ligase: protein MQWTGLNELREKYLSFFESKGHLRLDSFPLVPKNDPSLLLINSGMAPMKKWFLAQEEPPRHRVTTCQKCIRTPDIERVGITARHGTFFEMLGNFSFQDYFKEEVIPWAWEFLTSDEWMAIPKDRLHISVYEEDDEAYDIWTKKVGIAPDHMVRLGKEDNFWEHGSGPCGPCSEIYFDRGPEYGCGKPTCGVGCDCDRYMEIWNLVFSQFDADGKGHYERLARPNIDTGMGLERLACVMQGVGNLFEVDTVQSVLHHVEHIANKTYGEDPKTDISIRVITDHIRSCTFMVSDGILPSNEGRGYVLRRLLRRAARHGRMLGITRPFLVELVETVIQSSETAYPELREHDAYIKKVIGTEEANFARTIDAGMNILNNMIDGLEKAHEHLLKGLDVFKLNDTFGFPLDLTKEIAAEQGIEIDEEGFHAEMTKQKERARAERLKKNISGWSEDLFGALDAEPTVFTGYETLNDTGVVVALSDEENLTDAIATDEEAKDGVLVVLDKTPFYAEMGGQAADHGVLNSADCSLRVLDVKKTPKGYYVHTCVLESGIVKVGDHLNAQVDKEYRMAIARNHTATHLLQAALREVLGDHVHQAGSYQDAEITHFDFTHFSAVTPEELARVQKIVNDKIYESMNVTVREMPIEEAKKLGAMALFGEKYGKVVRVVDIEGWSTEFCGGTHVKNTAQIGGFKIVSEASVAAGIRRIEAVTGRNLLIRANLQEAMLHTVANTLKANNVTALPVRAEAVMAENKALAKELEEIKAQVAASKVTSLFDNAEEIGGVKIASAYFTGTTGDTLRGMCDTIRDKAVKPAVAVLVGKAEDKITMAVTVSKQAQEKGLKAGALVKEIAAIAGGKGGGKPDFAMAGLKDETKIDEALAAVSAIVKKALGE, encoded by the coding sequence ATGCAATGGACCGGTTTGAATGAACTGCGTGAAAAGTACCTGAGCTTCTTTGAAAGCAAGGGCCACCTGCGTCTGGACAGCTTCCCGCTGGTGCCCAAGAACGACCCCAGCCTGCTGCTCATCAACAGCGGCATGGCACCTATGAAAAAGTGGTTTCTGGCTCAGGAAGAGCCGCCCCGTCACCGCGTGACCACCTGCCAGAAGTGTATCCGCACCCCGGATATCGAGCGTGTTGGCATCACTGCCCGCCACGGCACCTTCTTTGAAATGCTGGGCAACTTCTCCTTCCAGGATTACTTCAAAGAAGAGGTTATTCCCTGGGCATGGGAGTTCCTGACTTCCGACGAGTGGATGGCCATTCCGAAGGACCGCCTGCACATCTCTGTGTACGAAGAGGACGACGAGGCTTACGATATCTGGACCAAGAAGGTGGGCATCGCCCCCGACCACATGGTGCGTCTGGGCAAGGAAGACAACTTCTGGGAGCATGGCTCCGGCCCGTGCGGCCCCTGCTCCGAGATCTACTTTGACCGCGGCCCCGAGTACGGTTGCGGCAAGCCGACCTGCGGCGTGGGCTGCGACTGCGACCGCTATATGGAGATCTGGAATCTGGTGTTCAGCCAGTTCGACGCCGACGGCAAGGGCCACTACGAGCGTCTGGCACGCCCCAACATCGATACCGGCATGGGTCTGGAGCGTCTGGCCTGCGTGATGCAGGGCGTGGGCAACCTGTTTGAGGTGGATACCGTCCAGAGCGTGCTGCATCATGTGGAGCACATCGCCAACAAGACCTACGGCGAAGACCCCAAGACCGATATCTCCATCCGCGTCATCACCGACCACATCCGCAGCTGCACCTTCATGGTGTCCGACGGCATCCTGCCCTCCAACGAGGGCCGCGGCTATGTGCTGCGCCGCCTGCTGCGCCGTGCTGCCCGCCATGGCCGTATGCTGGGCATCACTCGCCCGTTCCTGGTGGAGCTGGTGGAGACTGTCATCCAGTCCAGCGAGACCGCATACCCCGAGCTGCGCGAGCACGATGCTTATATCAAGAAGGTCATCGGCACCGAGGAGGCAAACTTTGCCCGCACCATTGATGCCGGCATGAACATCCTGAACAACATGATCGACGGTCTGGAAAAGGCACATGAGCATCTGCTGAAGGGCCTGGATGTGTTCAAGCTGAATGATACCTTCGGTTTCCCGCTGGATCTGACCAAGGAGATCGCTGCGGAGCAAGGCATTGAGATCGACGAGGAAGGCTTCCACGCCGAAATGACCAAGCAGAAGGAGCGTGCCCGTGCGGAGCGCCTGAAGAAGAACATCTCCGGCTGGAGCGAGGATCTGTTCGGTGCGCTGGATGCAGAGCCCACCGTCTTTACTGGCTACGAGACCCTGAACGACACCGGTGTCGTGGTCGCCCTGAGCGACGAGGAGAACCTGACCGACGCCATTGCTACCGATGAGGAAGCAAAGGATGGCGTGCTGGTGGTTCTGGATAAGACTCCCTTCTACGCTGAGATGGGCGGTCAGGCTGCGGATCACGGCGTGCTGAACAGCGCTGACTGCAGCCTGCGCGTGCTGGATGTGAAGAAGACCCCCAAGGGCTACTACGTCCATACTTGCGTGCTGGAGAGCGGCATCGTGAAGGTGGGCGACCATCTGAACGCTCAGGTGGACAAGGAATACCGCATGGCCATTGCCCGCAACCACACCGCCACCCATCTGCTGCAGGCAGCGCTGCGTGAAGTGCTGGGCGACCATGTGCATCAGGCAGGCTCCTATCAGGATGCAGAGATCACTCACTTCGACTTTACCCACTTCAGCGCTGTCACTCCCGAGGAGCTGGCCCGCGTGCAGAAGATCGTGAACGACAAGATCTACGAGTCCATGAACGTCACCGTCCGGGAAATGCCCATTGAGGAAGCCAAGAAGCTGGGTGCAATGGCTCTGTTCGGCGAAAAGTACGGCAAGGTCGTGCGTGTTGTGGACATCGAGGGCTGGTCTACCGAGTTCTGCGGCGGCACCCACGTGAAGAACACCGCCCAGATCGGCGGCTTCAAGATCGTGAGCGAGGCCTCCGTTGCTGCGGGCATCCGCCGCATCGAGGCTGTCACCGGCCGCAACCTGCTGATCCGTGCAAATCTGCAGGAGGCTATGCTGCATACCGTGGCAAACACCCTGAAGGCAAATAACGTGACCGCTCTGCCCGTCCGCGCTGAGGCCGTGATGGCTGAGAACAAGGCTCTGGCCAAGGAGCTGGAAGAGATCAAGGCACAGGTCGCCGCTTCCAAGGTGACCAGCCTGTTTGACAATGCCGAGGAGATCGGCGGCGTGAAGATCGCTTCTGCATACTTCACCGGCACCACCGGCGACACCCTGCGCGGCATGTGCGATACCATCCGCGACAAGGCTGTGAAGCCCGCTGTGGCGGTTCTGGTGGGCAAGGCTGAGGACAAGATCACTATGGCTGTCACTGTGAGCAAGCAGGCACAGGAAAAGGGCCTGAAGGCCGGTGCTCTGGTCAAGGAGATCGCTGCCATTGCTGGCGGCAAGGGCGGCGGCAAGCCGGACTTTGCAATGGCCGGCCTGAAGGACGAGACCAAGATCGATGAGGCTCTGGCGGCTGTCAGCGCCATCGTCAAGAAGGCTCTGGGCGAAT